One genomic region from Corvus hawaiiensis isolate bCorHaw1 chromosome 28, bCorHaw1.pri.cur, whole genome shotgun sequence encodes:
- the LOC125317649 gene encoding lon protease homolog, mitochondrial-like: MAAARWWRLCGRWRPAVPGPALGPARRRLWAPAAAVPAPLGSAPPPRAAFSAGPRWHQRSPGGLPGGDALEGGGEDGGGGGGGGGGGGGADGSGTGPVITALTPLLVPEHFPNVPLIAVTRNPVFPRFIKIIEVSCPRSLGPGAGARLRRPGLGGSFRRREVKNKKLVELLRRKVRLAQPYAGVFLKKDDK; this comes from the exons ATGGCGGCCGCGCGCTGGTGGCGGCTGTGCGGGCGCTGGCGGCCTGCGGTCCCCGGTCCCGCCCTGGGGCCCGCGCGGCGCCGCCTCtgggcccccgccgccgctgtcccggccccgctgggctccgcgccgccgccccgcgccgccttCAGCGCCGGCCCGCGGTGGCACCAGCGCAGCCCCGGCGGTTTGCCGGGGGGCGACGCGCTGGAAGGCGGCGGCGAGgacggcggtggcggcggcggcggcggcggcggcggcggcggggcggacGGCAGCGGGACCGGGCCGGTCATAACGGCGTTGACGCCGCTGCTCGTCCCGGAGCATTTCCCCAACGTCCCGCTGATCGCCGTGACGCGCAACCCCGTCTTCCCGCGCTTCATCAAGATCATCGAGGTGAGCTGCCCCCGATCCCTCggtcccggggccggggctcggcTCCGCCGGCCCGGCCTGGGCGGGAGCTTCCGCCGCCGCGAG GTGAAAAATAAGAAGCTGGTtgagctgctgaggaggaaagTTCGTCTTGCCCAGCCTTATGCTggtgtttttcttaaaaaggaTGACAAGTAA
- the LOC125317847 gene encoding lon protease homolog, mitochondrial, with protein MGTFVQIHEMQDLGDKLRMIVMGHRRIRINKQLEVEPEEPENKQKIRRKQKRSKKEAEEEPGAKDQAVELVLDPVAASSQEVLMVEVENVVHEDFQITEEVKALTAEIVKTIRDIIALNPLYRESVLQMMQAGQRVVDNPIYLSDMGAALTGAESHELQDILEETSIPKRLYKALSLLKKEYELSKLQQRLGREVEEKIKQTHRKYLLQEQLKIIKKELGLEKEDKDAIEEKFRERLKELVVPKHVMDVIDEELNKLGLLDNHSSEFNVTRNYLDWLTSIPWGKCSEENLELARAQAVLEEDHYGMDDVKKRILEFIAVSQLRGSTQGKILCFYGPPGVGKTSIARSIARALNREYFRFSVGGMTDVAEIKGHRRTYVGAMPGKIIQCLKKTKTENPLILIDEVDKIGRGYQGDPSSALLELLDPEQNSNFLDHYLDVPVDLSKVLFICTANVTETIPEPLRDRMEVINVSGYVAEEKLAIAERYLVPQARVLCGLDENKAQITSDVLTVLIKQYCRESGVRNLQKQVEKVLRKSAYKIVSGEAETVQVTPENLQDFVGKPIFTVDRMYETTPPGVVMGLAWTAMGGSTLFIETSLRRPKDKENKDGSLEVTGQLGDVMKESAKIAYTFARAFLMQKDPNNDFLMSSHIHLHVPEGATPKDGPSAGCTIVTALLSLAMNCPVRQNVAMTGEVSLTGKILPVGGIKEKTIAAKRAGVTCIILPSENKKDYYDLAGFITEGLEVHFVEHYKEVFDIAFSQLDLTGG; from the exons ATGGGAACTTTTGTCCAGATTCATGAAATGCAGGACCTTGGAGACAAGTTGCGTATGATAGTGATGGGACACCGAAG GATTCGTATAAACAAGCAACTAGAGGTTGAGCCTGAGGAGCctgagaacaaacaaaaaattagaaGGAAACAGAAGCGATCTAAGAAGGAGGCTGAAGaggagcctggagcaaaggaccAAGCTGTGGAGTTGGTACTAGATCCTGTAGCTGCTTCTTCACAGGAAGTTCTCATGGTAGAAGTAGAGAATGTGGTTCATGAAGACTTTCAGATCACAGAAGAGGTTAAA GCACTGACTGCAGAAATTGTTAAAACAATCCGGGACATCATTGCCTTGAACCCCTTGTACAG agagTCCGTACTTCAGATGATGCAGGCTGGACAGCGTGTGGTAGATAACCCTATCTATCTGAGTGACATGGGTGCAGCCCTAACAGGGGCAGAGTCACATGAACTTCAGGACATCTTGGAAGAAACCAGT ATTCCCAAACGGCTTTACAAAGCTCTTTCCCTTCTGAAAAAGGAATATGAGCTGAGCAAACTTCAGCAGCGTCTTGGAAGAGAG GTTGAGGAGAAGATCAAGCAAACACATCGCAAGTATCTTCTTCAAGAACAATTGAAGATCATTAAGAAAGAACTAGGTCTGGAAAAAGAGGACAAGGATGCTATAGAAGAGAAATTCCGTGAGCGACTAAAGGAGCTGGTAGTGCCAAAACATGTCATGGATGTGATTGATGAAGAGTTGAACAAGTTGGGCTTGTTGGATAATCACTCCTCAGAATTCAA TGTTACACGGAACTACTTGGACTGGCTGACATCCATCCCGTGGGGTAAGTGTAGCGAGGAGAACCTGGAGCTGGCCAGAGCCCAGGCGGTTCTGGAGGAGGATCACTATGGAATGGATGATGTCAAGAAGCGAATTCTG GAATTTATTGCAGTCAGCCAGCTGCGAGGATCCACCCAGGGGAAGATTCTGTGTTTTTATGGTCCCCCTGGAGTTGGCAAAACCAGTATTGCCCGCTCGATTGCCAGAGCCCTAAACAGAGAGTATTTCCGTTTCAGTGTTGGAGGGATGACTGATGTAGCAGAAATAAAAGGACATAG GAGGACATATGTTGGAGCAATGCCAGGAAAAATCATCCAGTGTCTGAAGAAGACCAAGACAGAGAATCCACTTATACTGATTGATGAG gTGGATAAAATAGGAAGAGGCTATCAAGGGGATCCATCCTCGGCCCTTCTAGAACTATTGGATCCAGAACAAAACTCTAACTTCTTGGATCATTATCTTGATGTTCCTGTGGATTTATCAAAg GTACTTTTTATTTGTACTGCCAACGTAACAGAAACCATTCCAGAGCCACTGCGGGATAGAATGGAAGTGATAAATGTGTCAGGATATGTAGCAGAAGAGAAACTTGCAATTGCAGAG AGATACTTGGTCCCTCAAGCACGAGTTCTGTGTGGCTTGGATGAAAACAAAGCCCAAATCACGTCGGATGTCCTGACTGTTCTCATCAAACAGTACTGCAGAGAGAGTGGGGTGAGGAATCTGCAGAAACAAGTAGAAAAG GTATTGAGGAAATCTGCCTATAAAATTGTGAGTGGAGAAGCAGAGACGGTCCAAGTAACACCTGAAAACCTGCAGGACTTTGTAGGAAAGCCCATCTTCACTGTGGATCGCATGTATGAAACCACTCCCCCAGGAGTGGTGATGGGTCTGGCCTGGACAGCTATGG gaggtTCCACTCTGTTTATTGAAACATCCCTGAGGCGACCCAAAGACAAGGAGAACAAGGATGGGTCGCTTGAAGTAACAGGGCAACTAGGAGATGTAATGAAAGAGAGTGCCAAAATTGCATACACATTTGCAAGAGCCTTTCTGATGCAGAAGGACCCCAACAATGACTTTCTTATGTCTTCTCATATTCACTTGCATGTGCCAGAG ggaGCAACACCGAAGGATGGACCAAGCGCAGGATGTACCATTgtaacagctctgctgtcactggCCATGAATTGCCCAGTGAGGCAGAATGTAGCCATGACTGGAGAGGTGTCATTGActggaaaaattcttcctgttGGTGGGATCAAGGAGAAGACTATTGCG